In bacterium, the following proteins share a genomic window:
- a CDS encoding PorV/PorQ family protein — protein sequence MKRIISLIVIGVMFFSADYCLSKTPGEKGAVFLKLSQGARPIGMGETFVAIADDINALYWNPAGIADVKNRQATFMYADWLEEITYNYLAYIHPQQIMGGIMGGGLTLLDSGSIDRTIDQNGKIGDYDAKDIALTLSYAKKLQDNCNLGVSLKYIQMKIDNEKSTGIALDIGCLYKPTIENLTFGANIQNLGPKLKAFISEKDALPLNIKVGGAYKLLDKALTLSLDVNFPSDNDTNFNLGAEYWFKEMAALRAGYKTLTKDELKSSDLTFGAGFRLPGTGIGLDYAYCDYGDLDNTHRVSLVTKF from the coding sequence ATGAAAAGGATAATAAGTTTAATAGTCATAGGAGTTATGTTTTTTTCAGCGGATTATTGTTTGTCAAAGACACCAGGAGAAAAAGGGGCGGTATTTTTGAAATTGAGTCAGGGAGCAAGACCAATTGGTATGGGCGAAACCTTTGTCGCTATTGCGGATGATATTAATGCCCTGTATTGGAACCCCGCAGGTATCGCTGATGTCAAAAACAGACAGGCGACCTTTATGTATGCAGATTGGTTAGAAGAAATTACCTACAATTATCTTGCCTACATCCATCCACAACAAATTATGGGTGGGATTATGGGTGGTGGTTTGACACTCTTAGATTCAGGTAGTATTGATAGAACTATAGATCAAAATGGGAAGATAGGTGATTATGACGCTAAGGATATTGCCCTGACCCTTTCTTATGCCAAAAAACTTCAGGATAATTGTAATTTAGGTGTGAGTTTAAAGTATATTCAGATGAAGATAGATAATGAAAAATCTACCGGTATCGCTTTAGATATCGGTTGTTTATACAAACCTACTATAGAAAATCTTACCTTTGGAGCAAACATCCAAAATCTTGGTCCTAAACTAAAGGCATTTATCAGTGAGAAAGATGCACTGCCGTTGAATATTAAGGTTGGTGGGGCATATAAATTGTTAGACAAGGCGTTGACATTGAGTCTGGATGTTAATTTTCCTTCAGACAATGATACGAATTTTAACCTTGGAGCAGAGTACTGGTTCAAAGAGATGGCCGCACTTCGAGCAGGGTATAAAACACTAACTAAAGATGAATTAAAATCATCAGATTTAACCTTTGGAGCAGGATTTAGATTACCAGGCACAGGCATAGGACTTGATTATGCCTATTGTGATTATGGTGATCTGGATAATACGCATCGGGTATCATTAGTAACAAAGTTTTAG
- the rfbB gene encoding dTDP-glucose 4,6-dehydratase — protein MRLLITGGAGFIGSNFVKYILKKYSDYQVTVLDALTYAGNLDNFEQDIFQNPKFAFHQGNICDKEIVDSLMKDTDAVVHFAAETHVDRSILEAGTFIQTNVYGTYILLESAKKHNIKRFLHISTDEVYGEAKSPNGEGRPSLETDPLMPKSPYAASKAGADRLAYSYYTNYKLPVVISRCSNNYGPYQYPEKLIPLFISNALENKPLPVYGSGINTRDWIYVLDHCEALDLLLHTAGQDGEVFNIGGGEEFNILQIGKTILQIVGKNESLMQFVTDRPGHVMRHAVNTSKIKKIFGWHPTVSFREGIKQTIDWYINNESWWRNIKEKSKEYQEFTKKWYVERS, from the coding sequence ATGCGGTTATTAATTACAGGTGGCGCGGGATTTATTGGCAGTAACTTTGTCAAGTATATCCTGAAAAAGTATTCTGATTATCAAGTAACGGTTTTAGATGCTCTGACTTATGCGGGAAATCTGGATAATTTTGAACAGGATATATTTCAAAATCCAAAATTTGCTTTTCATCAGGGAAATATTTGTGATAAAGAGATAGTGGATAGTTTAATGAAAGATACTGATGCGGTCGTTCATTTTGCCGCTGAAACCCATGTCGATAGGTCAATCTTAGAGGCAGGAACCTTTATTCAGACAAATGTTTATGGGACATATATATTGCTTGAATCTGCTAAAAAGCATAATATTAAAAGATTTTTACATATTTCTACAGACGAGGTTTATGGTGAAGCAAAATCCCCTAACGGAGAGGGCAGGCCTTCCTTAGAAACAGACCCTTTAATGCCTAAATCTCCTTATGCGGCAAGTAAAGCCGGGGCTGATAGATTAGCATATTCTTATTACACAAACTATAAACTTCCGGTTGTCATCTCTCGTTGTAGCAACAATTATGGTCCATATCAATACCCCGAAAAACTCATCCCTTTATTCATTTCCAATGCATTAGAAAATAAACCATTGCCTGTTTATGGAAGTGGTATAAATACTCGTGATTGGATATATGTGCTTGACCATTGTGAAGCCTTAGATTTATTACTTCATACCGCAGGTCAGGATGGTGAGGTATTTAATATTGGAGGCGGGGAGGAGTTTAATATTTTACAAATAGGTAAAACAATTTTACAAATCGTAGGAAAAAATGAATCTTTGATGCAATTTGTCACAGACCGCCCCGGTCATGTTATGCGTCATGCCGTTAATACCAGTAAGATAAAAAAAATATTTGGTTGGCATCCAACGGTTAGTTTCCGGGAAGGCATAAAACAAACCATAGATTGGTATATTAACAATGAATCCTGGTGGCGGAATATAAAGGAAAAAAGCAAAGAATATCAAGAATTTACGAAAAAATGGTATGTGGAGAGAAGTTAG
- the rdgB gene encoding RdgB/HAM1 family non-canonical purine NTP pyrophosphatase encodes MEIIIASKNQGKIAEIKKILEDLEIKILSLSDFFALPDIIEDGITFEENAVKKARCIFELTGKITLSDDSGLEVDYLGGAPGVKSAQFGGKKLLDAERNQLLLELLKGVSVSQRRARFKCVVAISISKEEIMTVSGECEGVISLVSKGNYGFGYDPIFIPDGFNKTFGELGSEIKNKISHRFIAFSKAKEILLEIIQKVKQK; translated from the coding sequence ATGGAAATAATAATTGCCTCTAAGAATCAGGGTAAAATAGCAGAAATAAAGAAGATTTTAGAAGATTTAGAGATTAAAATTTTATCTTTAAGTGATTTTTTTGCTTTGCCAGATATTATTGAAGATGGAATTACCTTTGAAGAAAATGCGGTGAAAAAGGCAAGGTGTATTTTTGAATTAACCGGGAAAATAACTTTATCTGATGATTCAGGATTAGAAGTAGATTATTTAGGGGGTGCCCCGGGTGTTAAATCTGCGCAGTTTGGAGGAAAAAAACTTTTAGATGCAGAGAGGAATCAACTGTTATTAGAGTTATTAAAAGGAGTTTCTGTTTCACAAAGAAGGGCAAGATTTAAGTGTGTTGTAGCAATATCTATATCTAAGGAAGAGATAATGACTGTATCTGGAGAATGTGAAGGGGTGATAAGTTTAGTTTCAAAAGGGAATTATGGATTTGGTTACGACCCAATATTTATTCCTGACGGATTTAACAAAACCTTTGGAGAATTAGGGAGTGAGATAAAAAATAAAATCAGTCATCGTTTCATTGCCTTTTCAAAGGCAAAAGAGATATTATTGGAAATAATACAAAAGGTAAAGCAAAAATAA
- the rph gene encoding ribonuclease PH, with translation MRKDGREENQMRPVIITPHYLKHLRGSVLIEVGNTKVICAATIEDRVPIFLKGTNQGWIHAEYSMLPFSTLTRTERESSRGKVGGRTHEIQRIIGRCLRAIVDLNNFGERTIHIDCDVIQADGGTRTASITGAFVAMVELFKELQESNKIKTFPIMDFVAATSVGIVQGQTLLDLTYEEDSSAQVDVNLAMTGKGKIIEIQGTAEGNPFSLEDLNTLIDLAKKGINELITIQKQVVER, from the coding sequence ATACGTAAAGATGGAAGAGAAGAAAATCAAATGCGTCCAGTAATTATTACACCACATTATCTTAAACATCTTCGGGGCTCAGTTTTAATCGAGGTGGGTAATACAAAGGTGATTTGTGCCGCAACAATTGAAGACAGAGTGCCTATTTTTTTAAAGGGAACAAATCAGGGGTGGATACATGCTGAATACTCTATGTTGCCTTTTTCTACCTTGACTCGAACTGAGAGGGAATCCTCGCGAGGAAAAGTAGGTGGGAGAACCCATGAGATTCAACGAATAATAGGTAGGTGCCTACGAGCAATTGTTGATTTGAATAATTTTGGAGAAAGAACCATTCACATTGATTGTGATGTTATTCAGGCTGATGGTGGAACTCGGACGGCATCTATAACGGGCGCCTTTGTCGCTATGGTGGAACTATTTAAAGAATTACAAGAATCAAACAAAATTAAAACATTTCCCATAATGGATTTTGTTGCCGCAACAAGTGTTGGTATTGTTCAAGGTCAAACTTTGTTAGATTTAACCTATGAAGAGGATTCATCTGCTCAGGTAGATGTTAATCTGGCTATGACCGGAAAAGGAAAGATTATTGAAATACAGGGCACTGCCGAAGGTAACCCGTTTTCTCTTGAAGACCTGAATACTTTGATTGATTTAGCCAAAAAAGGAATTAATGAATTGATAACTATTCAGAAACAAGTTGTAGAGAGATAG
- a CDS encoding 7-carboxy-7-deazaguanine synthase QueE, giving the protein MNLVEVFTSIQGEGIYIGQPQVFIRFAGCNLRCQFCDTTQSLFIPQECEIITQGKKNRISNPVANSTLIELIKEDILNYSMICLTGGEPLIQIDSLKRLLREIKKGYKTQIYLETNGTLPHLLEQVINLIDIIAMDIKLPSLTGLKPFWKEHEKFLRIANKKEVFVKIISGAQMVMDEFRRAIFLVKEISSNIPLVLQPLDNNLSLQELLQYQAEANKKLSIVRIIPQVHKLAGWK; this is encoded by the coding sequence ATGAATTTAGTTGAGGTTTTTACCAGCATACAGGGAGAAGGTATATACATTGGACAACCGCAAGTTTTCATTAGATTTGCAGGTTGTAATTTAAGATGTCAGTTCTGTGATACTACACAATCTTTGTTCATACCTCAGGAATGCGAAATAATAACTCAAGGTAAAAAAAATAGGATTTCTAATCCTGTGGCAAATTCTACCTTAATTGAATTAATAAAAGAAGATATTCTAAATTATTCAATGATTTGTTTAACAGGCGGAGAACCGTTAATTCAAATTGATTCTTTAAAACGCCTGCTAAGAGAAATAAAGAAAGGGTATAAAACACAAATATATCTTGAAACCAATGGAACATTACCTCACCTATTAGAGCAGGTTATTAATCTTATTGATATAATTGCTATGGATATTAAATTACCTTCTTTGACCGGGCTAAAACCATTCTGGAAAGAACACGAAAAATTTTTAAGGATAGCTAATAAAAAGGAGGTTTTTGTAAAAATAATTTCAGGTGCTCAAATGGTGATGGATGAGTTTAGAAGGGCTATTTTTTTGGTAAAAGAAATAAGTAGTAATATCCCATTAGTGCTTCAACCATTGGATAATAATTTATCATTACAGGAATTACTTCAATATCAAGCAGAGGCGAATAAAAAATTAAGTATAGTTAGAATTATTCCGCAGGTGCATAAATTAGCAGGCTGGAAATAA
- a CDS encoding PfkB family carbohydrate kinase yields the protein MSVLVVGTLALDSVKTPFGEVKNALGGSAVYFSLAASIFTQVKLVGVVGMDFSDEALLLLKEKGIDLNGLQKIKGKTFHWKGEYHYDLNAAITIDTQLNVLENFSPKIPLQYQDTEFIFLANIDPDLQLNVLQQLHSPKLVVADTMNFWIERKKNALLKLLKKIDIVVLNDGEARQLTNEPNLINAAKKILSLGPKQVIIKKGEHGSLMVSSSNFFSAPAYPLESIFDPTGAGDSFAGGFVGYLASHKNLREPEMKKAIIYGTTIASFTVEDFSINKLINLTKDDIEKRYRRIKKITHF from the coding sequence ATGAGTGTATTAGTTGTAGGAACTTTAGCCTTAGACTCAGTAAAAACACCTTTTGGCGAAGTAAAGAATGCCCTTGGAGGCTCAGCGGTATATTTTTCATTAGCCGCAAGTATTTTCACTCAAGTAAAATTAGTTGGGGTTGTTGGAATGGATTTCTCGGATGAAGCTCTTTTACTTCTAAAAGAAAAAGGAATTGATTTAAATGGGTTACAAAAGATAAAAGGAAAAACATTTCATTGGAAAGGAGAGTATCATTACGACTTGAATGCGGCAATTACGATTGATACTCAATTAAATGTCCTTGAAAACTTCTCCCCTAAAATCCCATTACAATATCAAGATACTGAATTTATTTTCCTGGCTAATATTGACCCTGATTTGCAATTAAATGTGCTCCAACAATTGCACTCACCCAAATTAGTCGTAGCGGATACAATGAATTTCTGGATTGAACGAAAAAAAAATGCCTTATTGAAACTTCTAAAAAAGATTGATATAGTCGTGTTAAATGATGGGGAAGCAAGACAATTAACCAATGAACCTAATTTAATCAATGCGGCTAAAAAAATACTCTCATTAGGTCCTAAACAAGTCATCATTAAAAAAGGTGAGCATGGTTCATTAATGGTTTCATCCTCAAATTTTTTCTCTGCCCCTGCCTATCCATTAGAATCCATTTTTGACCCAACTGGTGCGGGCGATTCATTCGCAGGTGGATTCGTTGGATATTTAGCCTCTCATAAAAACTTAAGAGAACCAGAAATGAAAAAAGCCATTATTTATGGGACTACTATTGCCTCATTTACCGTAGAAGATTTTAGTATTAATAAATTAATTAATTTAACTAAAGATGATATAGAAAAAAGGTATCGTCGAATTAAAAAAATTACGCATTTCTAG